From one Sphaeramia orbicularis chromosome 9, fSphaOr1.1, whole genome shotgun sequence genomic stretch:
- the lysmd3 gene encoding lysM and putative peptidoglycan-binding domain-containing protein 3 translates to MSSRSQHYGLQSATMVQPSNGGRTYLFGNNGSENDLSEEDAESYELRPRGREKLRRSPSRERMDDIIYLAKDILEGDTLNSIALQYHCLVADIKRANNLLTEQDFFALRSVKIPVKRYSILTETHGTGPLSSASPTGTRRLPQASPVTSTSLPSESSTDSSSSTDSVEGFLLEKDKDIERLVKSTGPSRSSLNEVVSSLTLQQPLLGADYKPVQRKDPYYGADWGMRWWTAVAIMLVVGIVTPVFYLLYYEVLMKADVSHHGSPTQPPGSIPQ, encoded by the exons ATGTCCAGTAGAAGCCAGCACTATGGTTTACAGTCAGCCACCATGGTGCAGCCTAGTAATGGTGGCCGTACGTATCTGTTTGGAAACAATGGCTCAGAGAATGACTTGTCGGAAGAAGATGCAGAGAGTTATGAACTTCGCCCACGTGGTAGAGAGAAGTTGCGGAGAAGTCCCTCCAGAGAGAGGATGGACGATATTATCTACCTGGCCAAAGATATCCTGGAAGGGGACACCCTGAACAGTATTGCCCTGCAGTACCATTGCTTG GTGGCTGATATTAAGCGTGCCAACAACCTTTTGACAGAGCAGGACTTCTTTGCCCTGAGGTCGGTAAAAATCCCTGTGAAGCGCTATAGCATCCTCACCGAGACTCATGGCACTGGTCCTCTCTCATCTGCCTCCCCTACTGGGACTAGACGTCTGCCCCAGGCCTCACCTGTTACCTCCACTTCCCTTCCCTCTGAGTCTTCAACAGACTCTTCCTCCTCCACTGACAGTGTGGAGGGATTCCTCCTGGAAAAGGACAAAGACATAGAGCGGCTGGTGAAATCTACTGGTCCATCTCGGAGCAGCCTGAATGAGGTTGTGTCCTCTTTAACACTACAACAACCACTGTTAGGAGCTGACTACAAACCGGTTCAGAGGAAGGACCCTTATTATGGGGCAGACTGGGGCATGAGATGGTGGACGGCTGTGGCCATCATGCTGGTTGTTGGTATTGTCACACCtgtgttttatctgctgtattATGAGGTTCTTATGAAAGCTGATGTCAGCCACCATGGGTCTCCCACACAACCACCTGGTAGTATACCTCAGTGA
- the polr3g gene encoding DNA-directed RNA polymerase III subunit RPC7 has protein sequence MAGRGRGVAAFTFNIEALGIGRGSMPEARVGPSPLFPNTDFKPIPLKAGEDEDYMLALKQEMRGAMQRLPHNIKRQSNKAEVERYTERYLKQRLVEDEQWTPDWNLFPKELMPQKKKARPKSDTKKKTVKLSRKDAEDMMTKLNDLEKKDGDAENSADETEKKPGNEEDEGEIEDEEYDEEIEEENDYIDSYFDNGEDFAANSDDNMDGEATY, from the exons ATGGCAGGCAGGGGCCGTGGAGTAGCTGCCTTCACCTTCAACATTGAGGCTCTGGGAATCGGTAGAGGCAGCATGCCAGAAGCCAGGGTGGGGCCCAGTCCGCTGTTTCCA AACACAGACTTTAAGCCAATACCACTGAAAGCTGGAGAGGATGAGGACTATATGCTGGCCTTAAAGCAGGAGATGAGGGGAGCCATGCAACGACTGCCACACAACATTAAGCGTCAGTCCAACAAGGCAG AAGTGGAGAGGTACACAGAGAGATACCTGAAGCAAAGACTAGTGGAAGATGAGCAATGGACTCCAG ACTGGAACCTTTTTCCAAAGGAATTGATGCCCCAAAAGAAGAAAGCCCGTCCTAAATCGG ATACAAAGAAGAAAACTGTGAAGTTGTCACGCAAAGAtgcagaagatatgatgactaaATTGAAT GACTTGGAAAAGAAAGATGGTGATGCTGAAAACTCAGCTGATGAGACTGAAAAGAAACCAGGGAATGAGGAGGATGAGGGGGAAATTGAAGATGAAGAATATGATGAAGAGATTGAAGAG GAAAATGACTATATTGACAGTTATTTTGACAACGGGGAAGACTTTGCTGCAAACAGCGATGACAATATGGACGGTGAAGCTACATACTGA
- the mblac2 gene encoding acyl-coenzyme A thioesterase MBLAC2: MSAADWYAHKSLGDGLFWIQERFYQSENRANIWLLRGSHQDVVIDTGLGLRSLPDYIDAKGLLGKDPQRKNPLLAIATHAHFDHSGGLHQFQQVGVHSAEVDALANGDNFETVTWLSDREIAEAPSPGWRARHYKVKAVQPTHILQEGDVINLGDRQLTVLHMPGHSRGSICLHDHENKLLFSGDVVYDGAMIDWLPYSHVSDYISSCERLVGLVDSEQVDQVLPGHYNTFGAKRLHRIASAYISRAETCPAKFSTFAWSTLAGVALRAFNPRSAC, encoded by the exons ATGTCTGCGGCCGACTGGTACGCCCACAAATCGCTCGGAGACGGACTCTTCTGGATCCAGGAGCGGTTTTACCAGTCGGAGAACAGGGCCAACATCTGGCTGCTCCGCGGTTCGCACCAAGACGTCGTCATAGACACAGGTTTAGGCTTGAGGAGCTTACCTGACTACATCGACGCAAAGGGGCTGCTCGGCAAAGATCCTCAAAGGAAGAACCCGTTGCTGGCCATCGCCACCCACGCCCACTTCGACCACTCGGGCGGTCTGCATCAGTTCCAACAGGTGGGCGTCCACAGCGCCGAGGTTGATGCCTTGGCCAACGGGGATAATTTCGAAACGGTCACCTGGCTCAGCGACAGGGAGATTGCCGAAGCTCCAAGTCCAGGATGGAGGGCAAGGCACTACAAAGTCAAAGCTGTGCAGCCGACACACATCCTGCAGGAGG GTGATGTCATCAACCTGGGTGATAGACAGCTGACAGTACTTCACATGCCTGGTCACTCTCGGGGCAGCATTTGCCTTCATGATCATGAGAACAAGTTGCTTTTCAGTGGAGATGTGGTGTATGATGGCGCCATGATTGACTGGCTGCCCTACAGCCATGTCAGTGACTACATCAGCAGTTGTGAGCGTCTCGTTGGTCTTGTGGACAGTGAACAG GTTGATCAAGTCCTCCCTGGACACTATAACACCTTTGGTGCAAAGCGGCTCCATCGGATTGCATCCGCATATATCAGCAGAGCTGAAACCTGTCCTGCAAAGTTCTCCACATTTGCTTGGAGTACTCTCGCTGGAGTGGCACTGCGAGCTTTCAACCCACGGAGTGCCTGCTAA